DNA from bacterium:
TTATTGTGAATGACGCTCCTTACTTAGAAGGCGATTTCACGGCCGGTGAAGCGAGCGAGTTTGGTACGATTACGACGTACTACAGCCTTGGCGGAAATTGGAATACGCCGGCTTCGTGGAGTACGATCGGTTTTGGCGGTGCAGCCGCCGGCAGCGCTCCTTTGGGCGGTTCCCGTGTGCTCATCGGGGATAATAGAACCATCACTGTGTCGGCGGAACTGACGGCATCGGTTCCGTCCGTTGAGTTAGCAGGCGGTTCGACGTTGCAATTGCAAACGGTGCCAGCGGTGACATCGTTTGGCGAAGCATCGGGACAAGGCACAGTCATAATCGAAAACAGCAATTTTCCACTCGGTGACTTTACCGAATTTCTCGGATCGGCCGGCGGAACGATTGAATACAGCGGAGCCGGCAGTTATACGATTCCAGCGTCTACCGTCGTCTATCGTCACATGAAAATCAGCGGCGGCGGAATTAAAACGCTGCCCAATGCCAATCTAGCGATCGCGGGTAATTTTTCGATAGCCGGCGGAACGCTGGTACAACTGAGCAGCGGCGCCAACGGAAATCTCACGATTAAAGGTAGTCTCAAACTTACCGGCGCATCGTCGACCTTGCGGTATATGAATGGTACCGCGCGCTCGGTTACCGTCGACAGCAACGTCGTTCTCAATGCCGGAACGGTATTTGACGTCGGCAATAGCGCAACCGTGAGCAATACGTTGGCCATTGGAAGCAATAGTTCCAATGCCGCCGGGACGGGTAATCTGACCAACACCAATGGAACGTTTAAAATGCTCAATGGTACCGGCATCGTCGACGTTACTTTCGCCGGGTCGCAAAATTCGTCGATTACCGTACCGGCGGGCGGCTCCAGTACGACGATTTTCAATCGCTTGACAGTTAATAAAGGCGTCAGCTATAATTCCGTGCTGGACGTTGTGTGCAGTAACACTTCTGTGGATGCATTTAAAATCAGCGGGCCGACGAATGTCATCAATAAAGCGCTGAGCATTCGAAACGGTACTTTTAAATTATCCGCCGCCAACACCAATGGAACGGTTGACGGAGTCAGCTATGCGATCGATCTCAGTACGTTGAACGGTAATTTCAGCATTCCGGCGACCGGCGGCCTTTCCGTGGCGGCGGCTGCGATCGTACTTTCCGGGCCGGATGACATCGATCTTCGGGGATTATTGGAAGTTTCAGGAACGGGAAAAATATACGTCGGCACACAGCCCGATGGTGATGTTCAAAACAGTATTATCTACAGCGGAAGCCAGGCAAAAATTTTCGCGAGCGGCGCCGGTTTACTGCAGGTCGGTTCCGGCATCACTGCTGCTGCTGGAACAGTCGCTTTAAATTACACTCAATCCGGCGGTACGGTGACCGTCGGCCGCTATTCGTCCGAAGCCGGCGGTATATTCGAAATTTCATCGCACGCCAACAGTGCGTTTATTATGACGGCTGGAAACCTGAATATCGTGCGAGGAGGGGGAGGAATTTTGATAAGAAATGTCACCAGTGCCATCACCCCGGGCGGCACGATTCAAATCGGTAATGCCGATACGCCGGTGAACGAAACATTTGGCTATACTATCAGCAACACCATTAATTTGCCTAATATTATCATCGGAGGCGGCTCGTATAACGGTACGGTGGGAGTAATTTCCGGTACCGGTCCGAACTTTGGATGGATCATTAGAGGTAATTTTACACTTAATCGCGGGACTTTCAGGACGTACAGCACAGCACCAAACTCTGACCCGGTTCCATTATCAATTGCCGGCAATCTTGCGATTCAAAACGGTACGCTGGCTTTGGGTCAACCTGCGACGATGACAATAGGTGGAAACTTCACTCAAACCGGCGGGACATTTACTCCCAATGCATCGTCTGTACGTTTCAATGGCAATACGACCCCGCAGGTGATCGATGTCGGCGGCTCGCTCTCGCTGAACAGCATTGACATCAGTAATACGGCTCCCGGCGGCGTGGTACGCTTAGCGGCCGGCACGGATCTGCTGGTATCCGGCAGTTGGGCGACAACATCTGGAAATTTGGATGCGGGGACCAATAATCCTAAAGTTACTTTTATCGGGACGTCGACGTCATTCGTCAACGGTGCCACTTCATTTTACGATCTGGAGATCAAAAAAAATTCCGGCGTTAATGTCAATCTCAGTAGCGGATCCATAACGGTTGGCAACATACTGACTTTAACGACCGGCGTGTTAAACCTGAATGACAACGCTTTGATCCTTACAAATACTTCTACCGCGGCCATTAGCGTCACCGGATCTTCCGGAACGGATAAAATTATTCGCACCTCCGGAACGGCGAACGCCTTAGGCGTGACAAAATATTATTCCGATATCATGACCGGCAGTTTTACATTCCCTATGGGTACTGGAACGATCTACACGCCCGCTACATTAAACGTCACGAATTTAGGTACTGGCACCGTGACTCCGAAAATAACGGTCATCCCTATCGCAATACGTCATCCGATTGTTACCAGTACGAGTGCGATGGATTATTATTGGAGCGTCGACATGACCGGATTCGGCGTCGGAACTGCGGTCAGTCATCAATATGTTTGTCCTGTCTCGATTGCTTTGAATAGTTCCGACCAGGGCGGTTTTTACAGCCCGGTCAATTTTGTTTGGACGACCAATGCAGCCTACACGCTGACATCGGACGCGATTAATCGCACGGTCGTATTTAACAATCTGACGCCGGGATATTTCGAATATACGGCTGGTAAAGCGGTCGATCCCAATGGCGCATTTAATGCCGTTCAGGTGTATTATAGCCGTCAGACCGGTGATTGGAATACGGCTGGGACATGGTCTCAGTCCGGTATCGGCGGCAGCAATTGCGGCTGCGTTCCGACCGCCGGGCGCCCGGTTGTGATCGGCGGTAAGCATACTATTACGCGCGCCAGTAACGGTATTTCCATCGGCGCCCTCACTTTCAGAAATGATATTGTCGGACCCGGAGTGTTGGATTTAGGCTCGACGACCGGTCACAATCTTGGCATCGTCCGCGGCAGTGGAGCCGCCGGAGATAAAGGTACGATTAAGCTGTCGACAGCTACGATTCCGACGGGGGTCTTCGGAAATTTTATTGCGGCAGACGGCGGTACCTTCGAATACTCTGGCGGCAGCCCGATTTTATTATCCGGTACCTTCACAACTTACAATAATCTTATTTACAGCGGTGCGTCGACAGCGACGCTGTCGGGCAATCTCACGATACGCGGCGATGTGACGGTCAGCAGTGGTACGCTGGATTTATCCCGTACTGCTAACCGTGAGTCGTTAGGCGGCACGTTCACTATCGCCGATGGTGCGACGTTGTTCATAAGCAGCAGCAATTCACAGCCGTCCAATTACGGCGCTTATGTCTTTAATCCCGCCAGTACGGTGAACTATAACAGTCTTTCCAATCAAATTGTCAGCGCACAAACTTACGGCCATCTTGTTCTCACGAATAATGCCATCAAAACTCTTTCCGGCGCAACCATTGTCCGCGGCAATCTTACGCTCAACGCTAACGCCACACTCGACGCAGCTAATTATAATCTCAACATCGGCGGAGACTGGAATGCCGGCACGAACAGCCGTCTTATCCCCGGCACCGGTAACGTGACTTTCGACGGCACGGTGAGCCAGAATTTCACGCCCGCGGCGTCTTCCCGATGGAGCTTTTATGACCTGACCATCAATAACGGTAATCAATTGATTGCGAATTCCGGTGGGTTGATCGACACCGTATATCATGCTCTTAATTTGACCAACGGCAGTTTCGATCTCAATGGTCCGGAAGCAACGGATAATACATGGATCATTCAAGGTACCGTCAATGGCGCCGGAACGATTATCGGTTCAGCTTTCTCGAATCTGGAATTTACAGGCAGCGGTAAAGTGGGTACGGTTACGTTTGCCGGCGGCGGCCAACAATTGAAGAACCTTACAATGAATCGTTCCGTGCTGAATGATTCACTAAGACTGGGTTCGAACTTGACCGTCTCCGGAACCCTTACCTTGACCAAAGGCAAGATTCGAATCAATTCTCCGAATGTCCTCACGATTGCCAATACCGGCAGTATCTCTGGCGGTAATGTGAACAGCTATGTCGATGGGGTGTTGATTCGCAATCTGAATGTTGGGGCTCTGACAGCCAGTACCGGTTACTTCCCGATCGGAGCGTATAAAAAATTCCGCCCGATTACGCTTTCGGGAACGGTCGACGTCGGAGGCGCCAGTGTGCAAGCCAATATGATCGACGCGAGGACGCCGAATGAACTCAATAAAGAAGCCACGCTCAATAACATTTTATTTATCCATTATTTCGGCATTCATCAATTATCCGGCAATATCAGCAATGCTGCGGTAACTTTAAGCTTCAACACGAATGCTCCAGCCGATCCTACGGATGATGATGTGCACGTTACAAGTCCAGCTAATTTACGGATAGCGCGTTCGACGGGAGCGGGCGGCGGATGGTTTTGGACTGATGCCGGCGGAACAGGAGCTTTCACGGTCGCACCGGCCGGTGCGACAACATCGGCCATTACTACGCTTGCGAATCCCAGTTATTTTACATTAGCCAGCGCGACCGGTGATCAGACGTTGCCTGTAGAGCTTGCTTTTTTCAACCTTATGCAACAAGAGAATAAAAACCGTTTGGAATGGAAAACCGAAAGTGAAGCGGATAATGCTTATTGGTTAATTCAACGTGTGGTATTGGACGAAGCAACTGATGACAGCGCTTCTATTGCTCAAGCGATTGAAGCAGCTGACTTCACAACGATCACTACGATCAAAGGACAGGGCAGCAAAACATCGGCAACCGATTATGTTTACGACGACGCCGGAGCCGAGCCTGGAAAAATTTACGCGTATCGTCTGGCGGACGTTTCTTATAACGGCGTCATAACGTATCATGAAGCCAAAGCAGCCGCGATGGAACTGCCGAAACATTTCGAACTTTCGCAGAATTATCCCAATCCGTTTAATCCCACTACGACGATCAAATTCCAATTGCCTGTGCGCTCCAAAGTGCAAATCAAAATCTATAACATTTTGGGACAAGAAGTGTCGACGCTGGCCGACCTGGAAATGAGCGCCGGATTTCACGCCGTGCAGTGGAACGGATTGAATCATGCATCAGCAAAGGCCGCCAGCGGTATGTATATCTACCGTCTTCAGGCCGTGAGCTTAGAAGGCAAAGAACGCTTCAATAAAACAAAGAAAATGATGCTGATCAAATAAAGGAGTCAAAAATGAAATGGATGATGATTGCGATTATGCTGTGTTCAGCACCGGTATTCAGCCAGGGAATAATGGATGCCTATATTCGATGCTATGAAGAAATGGGGAACGAATGGCTTGCGTTGGAAATTGTTGTCGAAAAAGACCAATTGGACATACGCCACTGGAAAATTGAATACCGC
Protein-coding regions in this window:
- a CDS encoding T9SS type A sorting domain-containing protein translates to MKRVYCLLIFTLSFCFPVQAQDVYTSIANGNWNGGAAVWSVVRDGNNTNDNGASPGIGGTKTNDIVIINGGRTVTFNASVTVDSISIGQGGTSGTLTFDGTSRNLTVNVGLGIQSTGAIGTTDLINHNLYIKGRMYNAGTADFNRNTSSSVRLHFSGSGKMAITGEGTWDLGELIFESAVSDSILLRSTTFSNDVGVAKSSPVYPLITYTGGIISHESAGSFIDNSTTGTLSLPVAVTLNIVRGTFQIFNTDANNTLNVNGAVKVNGGNFAVGGTGTVNDGWSQRMVITAGGSFTMNGSSSTASVLERLQIDNGGTFTINDGVFELAPTLINANTGISHLANSGAITVNGGEFNIMSNATILNGVTGNIVLLGSGGSSYCRVNGGNVNVVRNIPAISASVAPTVIAATALVIDGGNLNIAPNLTSKSGSTPLFLANRVDIKNGLIRIAYNPGFTSYPFNAPLFESSNLQVGDGAGASETASLIVAPNLAKVLPTPTSIDIVRISNLMHVESDGLVRIGGGNTGNLSLNTSGDSLIINGGSCYIHANLSMPQGTSNDVFIEVRSGKLDIGTAQSNGTNTILFDLDRTGGICQLLISGGEVNVGDGSSVLALAGGSNNNPTGFSFYNEINISGGQLNLNGSFYLGGRSPAAAGDYSQRLIMTGGEFNINPQGFQNTSGTTVVCNLRRGAVSLSGTSKLVIVNPNVNSGGDGTSTGLALYISNISFIGQITSSDLLSGPGDGAAFVSSFAGGHIAFGNGIAANSGSQDGFDAVMSSSYTYGTMTVNNPAGNNRHVTLVGQLDNQTITINNLNVIAGALQAGYKNTTSPYSVNRLNTYVTGSNLTLGSGSEFKIASDVTSPSDPFPVYSTYSIDINSTINYVSPIPSGVQIVNGRGQAFGHLTIGGSGSRQITSANIVRGVFQMDGGSVDIGANLTLANNATFRRNGTDTEGIISAGTIQQGAGNIYTVEYTGVSKTIQPNDFSGSQKKSLKVDVNSNQTLTLEAAHAVDDLTLSSGTFSDNGNVLTVNKGISGSGAHTGSGKILLSGGASFHPITGTAQIQNIELNDAFGSVLTSGASLTINGTLTLTSGLFDIGVEKLTIGLSGTAAGSFNNTRMIKMSGVASAQGLTKYSQAGVTYTLPVGVGSKYTPVTVFLENAVGNGPITVRAVNNKHPYTQDAANRELNFFWRLSSSGITATKVDYTFTYNAGDVTGTEGSYVAALYQSDTGNWIPAFTGSSINTGTHQIIVNDAPYLEGDFTAGEASEFGTITTYYSLGGNWNTPASWSTIGFGGAAAGSAPLGGSRVLIGDNRTITVSAELTASVPSVELAGGSTLQLQTVPAVTSFGEASGQGTVIIENSNFPLGDFTEFLGSAGGTIEYSGAGSYTIPASTVVYRHMKISGGGIKTLPNANLAIAGNFSIAGGTLVQLSSGANGNLTIKGSLKLTGASSTLRYMNGTARSVTVDSNVVLNAGTVFDVGNSATVSNTLAIGSNSSNAAGTGNLTNTNGTFKMLNGTGIVDVTFAGSQNSSITVPAGGSSTTIFNRLTVNKGVSYNSVLDVVCSNTSVDAFKISGPTNVINKALSIRNGTFKLSAANTNGTVDGVSYAIDLSTLNGNFSIPATGGLSVAAAAIVLSGPDDIDLRGLLEVSGTGKIYVGTQPDGDVQNSIIYSGSQAKIFASGAGLLQVGSGITAAAGTVALNYTQSGGTVTVGRYSSEAGGIFEISSHANSAFIMTAGNLNIVRGGGGILIRNVTSAITPGGTIQIGNADTPVNETFGYTISNTINLPNIIIGGGSYNGTVGVISGTGPNFGWIIRGNFTLNRGTFRTYSTAPNSDPVPLSIAGNLAIQNGTLALGQPATMTIGGNFTQTGGTFTPNASSVRFNGNTTPQVIDVGGSLSLNSIDISNTAPGGVVRLAAGTDLLVSGSWATTSGNLDAGTNNPKVTFIGTSTSFVNGATSFYDLEIKKNSGVNVNLSSGSITVGNILTLTTGVLNLNDNALILTNTSTAAISVTGSSGTDKIIRTSGTANALGVTKYYSDIMTGSFTFPMGTGTIYTPATLNVTNLGTGTVTPKITVIPIAIRHPIVTSTSAMDYYWSVDMTGFGVGTAVSHQYVCPVSIALNSSDQGGFYSPVNFVWTTNAAYTLTSDAINRTVVFNNLTPGYFEYTAGKAVDPNGAFNAVQVYYSRQTGDWNTAGTWSQSGIGGSNCGCVPTAGRPVVIGGKHTITRASNGISIGALTFRNDIVGPGVLDLGSTTGHNLGIVRGSGAAGDKGTIKLSTATIPTGVFGNFIAADGGTFEYSGGSPILLSGTFTTYNNLIYSGASTATLSGNLTIRGDVTVSSGTLDLSRTANRESLGGTFTIADGATLFISSSNSQPSNYGAYVFNPASTVNYNSLSNQIVSAQTYGHLVLTNNAIKTLSGATIVRGNLTLNANATLDAANYNLNIGGDWNAGTNSRLIPGTGNVTFDGTVSQNFTPAASSRWSFYDLTINNGNQLIANSGGLIDTVYHALNLTNGSFDLNGPEATDNTWIIQGTVNGAGTIIGSAFSNLEFTGSGKVGTVTFAGGGQQLKNLTMNRSVLNDSLRLGSNLTVSGTLTLTKGKIRINSPNVLTIANTGSISGGNVNSYVDGVLIRNLNVGALTASTGYFPIGAYKKFRPITLSGTVDVGGASVQANMIDARTPNELNKEATLNNILFIHYFGIHQLSGNISNAAVTLSFNTNAPADPTDDDVHVTSPANLRIARSTGAGGGWFWTDAGGTGAFTVAPAGATTSAITTLANPSYFTLASATGDQTLPVELAFFNLMQQENKNRLEWKTESEADNAYWLIQRVVLDEATDDSASIAQAIEAADFTTITTIKGQGSKTSATDYVYDDAGAEPGKIYAYRLADVSYNGVITYHEAKAAAMELPKHFELSQNYPNPFNPTTTIKFQLPVRSKVQIKIYNILGQEVSTLADLEMSAGFHAVQWNGLNHASAKAASGMYIYRLQAVSLEGKERFNKTKKMMLIK